A DNA window from Thermoanaerobaculales bacterium contains the following coding sequences:
- a CDS encoding GYD domain-containing protein → MPTFVLMTRLAPEAVRDAEVRRAMGRAWLKKVKGLCPEVRWIAHYAILGPYDFMDIFHAPDADAAAKVSLISRAEGAVSAESWQAMPYDDFIRLLEQVEP, encoded by the coding sequence GTGCCGACGTTCGTCCTGATGACCCGCCTCGCGCCGGAGGCGGTCCGCGACGCCGAGGTCCGTCGGGCGATGGGACGGGCCTGGCTGAAGAAGGTCAAGGGCTTGTGCCCGGAGGTGCGCTGGATCGCCCACTACGCCATCCTCGGGCCCTACGACTTCATGGACATTTTCCACGCGCCCGACGCGGACGCCGCCGCCAAGGTGTCGCTGATCTCGCGCGCCGAGGGTGCGGTCAGCGCCGAGAGCTGGCAGGCGATGCCGTACGACGATTTCATCCGGCTGCTCGAGCAGGTCGAGCCATAG
- a CDS encoding DNA topoisomerase IV subunit A: MTRLEPLMGENFIQYASYVIVDRAIPDIRDGLKPVQRRILATLAKLDDGSFHKVANVIGDTMKLHPHGDASIGDALVTLANKEYFIERQGNFGNVVTGHDAAAPRYIECRLTDLAKETLFRKALTEFRPSYDGRSVEPVVLPVKLPVVLLLGAEGIAVGMSTRILPHNFVELLEAQIAVLENRPMQLHPDFPTGGIADVGEYNDGLGKVKVRARIERKDDKTVVIREIPFGTTTESLIASIESAAQKGKVKIGSIDDFTTGKVEIEIGLARGVYADEVIPQLYAHTDCEVSLTCNMVLIKDRRPVELGVSEVLCFLTDQLRATIRAELELELDQLGAKKHWLDLERLFIEHRVYKRIEEATTEEQVKSEVRKGLKPHLKGLERPLSDEDVERLLAIPIRRVSRFDLDKNRRDLDTTVKAIKEVRGKLRRLTPTTIAYLKHLIETYGGRYPRRTEISTFETVDVRAVSRHNLRVAYDPTNGFFGTGVKGDRHQLAVSEYDKILLISRDGSYRIMGPEDKVLIPDRVIHCQVFDPEQGAAFTVVYRDNDRIAFAKKVHIKAFIRDREYELIKDRKGRVDLLVVGDCNDTVELDFVPKKRQRLHGAAFDLAELELTSVGARGRRLASKPVARVRRVRADGAAGEPAEPAEPVAVDGDDDQPRLFEEE; the protein is encoded by the coding sequence GATCCCCGACATTCGCGACGGGCTCAAGCCGGTCCAGCGCCGGATCCTCGCCACGCTGGCCAAGCTGGACGACGGCAGCTTCCACAAGGTCGCCAACGTCATCGGCGACACCATGAAGCTCCACCCGCACGGCGACGCCTCGATCGGGGACGCCCTCGTGACCCTCGCCAACAAGGAGTACTTCATCGAGCGCCAGGGCAACTTCGGCAACGTCGTCACCGGCCACGATGCGGCCGCGCCCCGCTACATCGAGTGCCGGCTCACGGACCTCGCCAAGGAGACCCTGTTCCGCAAGGCGCTGACCGAGTTCCGGCCGAGCTATGACGGGCGCAGCGTCGAGCCGGTGGTGCTCCCGGTCAAGCTCCCGGTGGTGCTCCTGCTCGGCGCCGAGGGGATCGCGGTCGGCATGTCGACTCGGATCCTTCCCCACAACTTCGTCGAGCTGCTCGAGGCTCAGATCGCGGTCCTCGAGAACCGGCCGATGCAGCTTCACCCCGACTTCCCCACCGGCGGCATCGCCGACGTCGGCGAGTACAACGACGGCCTCGGCAAGGTCAAGGTCCGCGCGCGCATCGAACGCAAGGACGACAAGACGGTCGTGATCCGCGAGATCCCCTTCGGCACCACCACCGAGAGCCTGATCGCCTCGATCGAGAGCGCGGCCCAGAAGGGCAAGGTCAAGATCGGCTCGATCGACGACTTCACCACCGGCAAGGTCGAGATCGAGATCGGCCTCGCGCGCGGCGTCTACGCGGACGAGGTCATCCCCCAGCTCTACGCCCACACCGACTGCGAGGTCTCGCTGACCTGCAACATGGTCCTGATCAAGGACCGCCGTCCGGTCGAGTTGGGGGTCAGCGAGGTCCTCTGCTTCCTCACCGACCAGCTCCGCGCGACGATCCGTGCCGAGCTCGAGCTCGAGCTCGACCAGCTCGGGGCCAAGAAGCACTGGCTCGACCTCGAGCGGCTGTTCATCGAGCACCGGGTGTACAAGCGGATCGAGGAAGCGACCACCGAGGAGCAGGTGAAGAGCGAGGTCCGCAAGGGGCTCAAGCCCCACCTCAAGGGGCTCGAGCGCCCGCTCAGCGACGAGGACGTCGAGCGGCTGCTCGCGATCCCGATCCGCCGGGTCTCGCGCTTCGACCTCGACAAGAACCGCCGCGACCTCGACACCACGGTCAAGGCGATCAAGGAGGTGCGAGGCAAGCTGCGCCGGTTGACGCCGACCACCATCGCCTACCTCAAGCACCTCATCGAGACGTACGGCGGCCGCTACCCGAGGCGCACCGAGATCTCAACCTTCGAGACGGTCGACGTGCGCGCGGTGTCGCGCCACAACCTGCGCGTCGCCTACGACCCCACCAACGGCTTCTTCGGCACCGGCGTCAAGGGCGACCGGCACCAGCTGGCGGTCTCCGAGTACGACAAGATCCTGCTCATCTCGCGCGACGGGTCGTACCGGATCATGGGCCCCGAGGACAAGGTGCTGATCCCGGACAGGGTCATCCACTGCCAAGTCTTCGATCCCGAGCAAGGGGCGGCGTTCACCGTCGTCTACCGCGACAACGACCGCATCGCCTTCGCCAAGAAGGTGCACATCAAGGCCTTCATCCGCGACCGCGAGTACGAGCTCATCAAGGACCGCAAGGGCCGCGTCGACCTGCTCGTCGTCGGCGACTGCAACGACACCGTCGAGCTCGACTTCGTGCCGAAGAAGCGGCAGCGGCTGCACGGGGCCGCCTTCGACCTCGCCGAGCTCGAGCTGACCAGCGTCGGCGCGCGCGGCCGCCGCCTGGCGTCGAAGCCGGTAGCGCGGGTCCGCCGGGTGCGGGCCGACGGCGCCGCCGGCGAGCCCGCCGAGCCGGCCGAGCCCGTGGCGGTCGACGGCGACGACGACCAGCCCCGGCTGTTCGAAGAGGAGTGA